The sequence GCTTGGGCGACCTTCAGTGATGTTCCTGGCAGCATCGTCACCAAGGCTTACGGCTTAAATGCGGATCAACTCTCATCCACCATCGACAACACCGCGGTTTATCGCATTATGTATGAAACCCTGTTTGATGTGGAACTTGATCCACCTGAAGGTGTTCCTGATGACTTTGCGGTAGAAGAACCCCCTGCGCCCACTGAATCCACTGGTAACGTGATCTTTATTCACCCCGATGGAACCAGCCCCTCTCACTACGCTGCTGCCCGTTTTGCCACTGTGGGAACCGATGGTCGTCTCAACTGGGATAACATGACCGATGCTGGAGTCTATCTGGGTCACATGGACGATCGCGTCGTTGGCACCTCCAATGGTGGGGCTGTGGTTCACGCTTATGGCATCAAGTCCTTCTCGGGTAGCTATGGCTTAGATGAAAACGGTAACCCTTACACTTCTTTATCTGGAAAAGAAGGAACAACCATCTTAGAAGAAGCCCAAGCTGCTGGGAAAGCGATCGGGATTGTAAACTCTGGTTTCATCGCTGAACCCGGTTCTGGGGTGTTCTTAGCTGATGTTGAAAATCGTGGTCAAACTGAACTGATTACCGCGGAGATTATTGAATCTGGTGCTGATGTCATCCTTGGCGGTGGCGAAACCGACTATCTCCCTGAAGGAGAAACTGGATTCTTTGGACGGGAAGGAACTCGCGAAGATGGTCGTAACCTGATTGAAGAAGCAGAAGAAATGGGTTACACCGTTGTTTACACTCGTGAACAACTCCAAGACGCGGTTGATAATCCTGAAACCGAGAAACTCTTAGGAATTTTTGCAGCTCGCGATACCTACAACGATACTTTTGAAGACGATCTCCGCGCCCAAGGGTTTGAAGAGGAAGATGGCGATTTAATTTACTACGGTCAACCCGGGGAACCGGATAATAATCCCAATCCTCCCACGATTGCAGAAATGACCGAGGCTGCTTTAGCAATTCTGTCTCAAGATGAAGATGGCTTCATGCTCGTTGCTGAAGAAGAAGCAACGGACAACATGAATAACAATGATAATGCTGGTGGTGGAATTGAAGCCATGATTCGCGCTGATGAAGCGATTGGGGTTGCTCAAGACTTCATCCGCAATCAAGATCCCAACACCTTACTGGTTACGGCTGCTGACAGTGATGCTGATGGGGTTGAAGTCGATGATATTGACAGTGATGCTGAAACAGTTGGCTTCTATGATGTTCAAGTCCGAGAAGAAGAGGAGGACGGAATCGTTGTTCCCTATGATGGTCAAACTGGCTCCGATACTGCTCCTTTTGTTACTGGCGCACCAGATGCCGATGGCGATACTTTCCAATTTGGGGTGGTTTCGGCTGGCTTAGCGGACTTAGAAGGTTCAATCGTTGCCAAAGCCTTCGGGATGAATTCTGACACTCTCCCTGCTACTGCCGATAACACTGATATTTACCGCATCATGTATCGGACTCTCTTTGGCGTTGAACCGGAAGATGCTGCTGCTGCTGCTGCTCCTACTCCTGGTACTCCTGTTTTCGGTAGCTTAGAAGCAAATGAACTGAATGCTGGCGTTGACTTCTTCGGTGAAAATAATCTTGTTTTCTCTGGTGGCGGTGATGATACTGTTGATGTTTCTACAGTGAGCAGTGGTAACCGCCTATACACTGGTGGTGATAACGATGAACTTTTCTTAGGAAGCAATAATCGTGTCTTCACTGGTGCAGGGGATGATCTTGTTGACTCTGTGTTAGGTCGTGAAAATCGCATTTATACAGGTGCAGGTAACGATACCATTACTGCAGGTTACGAAGATCGGATTGTTGCTGGTGCAGGGAATGATCGCTTCTTCCTTACAGAAGGCGAAGTTGAAGGCGGTGGTGATAACACTGTAACTGGCGGACCAGGTGAGGATCAATTCTGGATTGCAACGGCAGGTCTTCCTGGTGCTGCAAATACGATTACTGACTTTACTTCTGGAGAGGATGTCTTGGGTGTTGCTGGAGTCGGTGCGACTGAAATTGCTGATTTAGAACTGGATCAAGATGGCGATCAGGCTCTGATTGGCTTTGATGGGGATGATTTAGCGGTTCTCATTGGTGTTGACAGCACTGCTCTCAGCGATAGTGATTTTGCTTTTGTCTAAATATTTCTCGGTAAAGGTGACACTCTAATTGATAAATTGGGGAAAAGGTAACTCTAACATTCCTTGTTCCTTTCCCCTTTCCCCTTTAAACTTGTCCCTTTCCCAGGCTAAGTGTTAGATCAATTGTTGACTTTGGTTGAAGGTCTGTGCTTGCTAAGGTTAGAATATTACAGTCTGGAGAGGTGGCAGAGTGGTTGATTGCGGCGGTCTCGAAAACCGCTAGGAGTGCAAGCTCCTCGAGGGTTCGAATCCCTCCCTCTCCGTTGGAGAGTTATATCAATTGCAATAAAAATTCCCCCAAAACTCTTGTTTGGAGGAAATGAAAAACATGGAGAGAATATCAGTTAAAGTTTCGTGCCACACTCAGGGCAGAATTTATTAGTGGCGGGATTTTTAGCCCGACAGTTGCTGCAATACATGATTTCGACTGCTTGGTCTAACTGTTTAAGTTCAGGCAATCCTAACATTTCGGCATTGCTTTTGCCAGGGGCTACCATGGGATAGCAGTTTTCGTCTTTTTTCACTTGGGCATCTAGTAAGACGGGACCGTCATGGTTCAGCATTTCGGTGATGGCTGTGGATAAGTCAGCGCGATCGCGCAACAGCATCCCTTTAATCCCGTAGGCTTCACACAATTTCTCAAAATCAGGCATTCCCACCTGCATATTTGAAGCCGAATACCGCTCTTGGAAAAAGGTTTGTTGCCATTGCCGTACCATCCCTTGCCAACCGTTATTAATCAAAACAGTCTTGACATTAATACCGTATTGTGCTAGCGTTCCCAGTTCCTGTAAATTCATTTGGAAACTGGCATCACCACTAATGCAAATCACTTGCTCATCACCAACACCCGCTTTCACGCCCATCGCTGCGGGTAAACCATAGCCCATTGTCCCTAAGCCTGAACTCGAAATCCAACGGCGGGGGCCATATTGAATAAATTGGGCTGCCCACATTTGATGTTGTCCCACATCCGTTGTGTAATACGCATAGGGGGCTTGTTGTCCCACTTCGACAATTACTTCTTGGGGAGAGAGCAAGTCTTCATAATGGGGCACAACGAGGGGATAGATTTCACGCCAGCGTTGAATTTTCTTCAGCCAAGGTTGGGTACGACCAGATTGAGCAGGGATATCTAACTCTCGCACACGGTCGAGGATCTGTTGTAAACAAGTGCGGACATCGCCCACAATTGGCACATTCGGAGCGCGGTTTTTTCCAACTTCAGCAGGAT comes from Halothece sp. PCC 7418 and encodes:
- a CDS encoding alkaline phosphatase; the encoded protein is MAGNSVIFIHPDGAGPAHYAFGRLATVGPDGRLNWDRMTDASVYLGHMDDQIGATSNAGAVAHAYGIKPVAPSYGFDENGEEYLPLSELQGQLQNGAESGSTIMEEAIAAGKPTAVIQSGFIAEPGTGVFLADAESRGDREGITAQIVESGVDVILGAGEVDYLPEGETGFFGVEGTRTDGRNLITEAEALGYEVVYTREQLEALPPDTERVLGIFAAEDTYNDLTEQELKDAGLVDESLPPSEQLITYGQPNQNNPDPVTVGEMMEFTLGLDKFTQAEDGFFIVAEEEATDNFGNDNNAAGVLDAILRADAMIGSALDFVDNVNPNTLVITAADSAAGGLQVDDKSGDTVGSNIRQSSFDDLEGNIAVEGFERNGQQVFAYPVPLDGQTGNDTEPFVTGAPDRDGDTFEFGAAWATFSDVPGSIVTKAYGLNADQLSSTIDNTAVYRIMYETLFDVELDPPEGVPDDFAVEEPPAPTESTGNVIFIHPDGTSPSHYAAARFATVGTDGRLNWDNMTDAGVYLGHMDDRVVGTSNGGAVVHAYGIKSFSGSYGLDENGNPYTSLSGKEGTTILEEAQAAGKAIGIVNSGFIAEPGSGVFLADVENRGQTELITAEIIESGADVILGGGETDYLPEGETGFFGREGTREDGRNLIEEAEEMGYTVVYTREQLQDAVDNPETEKLLGIFAARDTYNDTFEDDLRAQGFEEEDGDLIYYGQPGEPDNNPNPPTIAEMTEAALAILSQDEDGFMLVAEEEATDNMNNNDNAGGGIEAMIRADEAIGVAQDFIRNQDPNTLLVTAADSDADGVEVDDIDSDAETVGFYDVQVREEEEDGIVVPYDGQTGSDTAPFVTGAPDADGDTFQFGVVSAGLADLEGSIVAKAFGMNSDTLPATADNTDIYRIMYRTLFGVEPEDAAAAAAPTPGTPVFGSLEANELNAGVDFFGENNLVFSGGGDDTVDVSTVSSGNRLYTGGDNDELFLGSNNRVFTGAGDDLVDSVLGRENRIYTGAGNDTITAGYEDRIVAGAGNDRFFLTEGEVEGGGDNTVTGGPGEDQFWIATAGLPGAANTITDFTSGEDVLGVAGVGATEIADLELDQDGDQALIGFDGDDLAVLIGVDSTALSDSDFAFV